The Pseudomonas sp. SCA2728.1_7 DNA segment CAATCCCGGTGAACGGTGGGATGTACATGTAAGTAAAATGTGACGGATTGCTTCAAAAAAATGTCATACGAGCTGTCTAAAATCCGTTATAAAGCTGCAATCTATTTATAGGCAGAGGGCTGCAGGGTTTGAGGAGTGAAGCTTTCAGTTGAAAAACTGAAAAGTCTTTCTATACACTTACCCACTGGCCAGCTGCCTGAATTTGTCCATTAGGAGTGAAAACAAGGTATGAGCACCATCGAAGAGCGCGTCAAGAAAATCGTTGCCGAGCAACTGGGTGTTAAAGAAGAAGAAGTGGTCAACACCGCTTCCTTCGTAGAAGACCTGGGTGCCGACTCCCTTGACACCGTTGAGCTGGTGATGGCTCTGGAAGAGGAATTCGAGACCGAAATCCCTGACGAAGAAGCTGAGAAGATCACTACTGTACAAGCTGCAATCGACTACGTTACTAGCCACCAGGCGTAATAGTTTGTAATCGTTGTTTGCTGTCATGGAAAAACCGCACTGCCATCATGGCGTGCGGTTTTTTCTTTAGGCCTGATGCAAAGTCGTCGTCATTTGAAAAAGGAGAGTGCTGTGTCGCGTAGACGCGTCGTAGTCACCGGTATGGGTATGTTGTCGCCACTGGGCACGGATGTGCCGAGCAGTTGGCAGGGCATTCTGGCTGGCCGCAGTGGCATTGGTCTGATCGAACACACCGACCTTTCTGCCTATTCCACCCGCTTTGGCGGCTCGGTAAAGGGCTTCAATGTCGAGGAATACCTGTCGGTCAAGGAAGCGCGCAAGCTCGACCTGTTCATTCAGTACGGCCTCGCCGCCGGCTTTCAAGCCGTGCGCAACGCCGGTCTGGAAGTCACTGACGCCAACCGTGAACGCATTGGCGTGGCCATGGGTTCGGGGATCGGCGGTCTGACCAATATCGAAGAAACCAGCCGTACTCTGCATGAGACGGGCCCGCGTCGAATCTCGCCATTCTTCGTGCCAGGCTCGATCATCAATATGATTTCCGGTTTTCTGTCCATCCACCTGGGTGCACAGGGACCTAACTACGCCATCGCCACCGCATGTACCACCGGTACGCACTGCATTGGCATGGCGGCGCGCAACATCATGTACGACGAAGCCGACGTGATGATTGCCGGCGGTGCCGAAATGGCCGCGTGCGGTCTGGGCATGGGCGGCTTCGGTGCGTCCCGTGCGCTGTCGACGCGCAACGATGAGCCAACCCGCGCCAGCCGTCCGTGGGACAAGGGTCGTGACGGTTTCGTCCTGTCCGACGGTGCCGGCGCACTGGTTCTTGAAGAACTGGAGCACGCCAAGGCGCGCGGCGCGACTATCTACGCCGAGCTGATCGGCTTCGGCACCAGCGGCGATGCGTTCCACATGACCTCGCCACCGGCCGACGGCGCCGGTGCCGCACGCTGCATCACCAATGCGTTGCGCGATGCCAAGATCAACGCTGATCAAGTGCAATACATCAACGCTCACGGTACTTCGACTTCGGCCGGCGACCTCGCCGAAGCCAATGCGATCAAGAGCGTGTTCGGTGAGCACGCCTACAAACTGGCGGTCAGCTCGACCAAGTCGATGACCGGTCACCTGTTGGGTGCAGCGGGCGCGGTGGAAGCGATCTTCAGCGTGCTGGCGATCAACAGCCAGGTAGCCCCGCCGACCATCAACCTCGAAGAACCGGACGAAGGCTGCGATCTCGATTTTGTGCCGCACACTGCGCGCAACATGGACATCGATGTCGTGTTGTCCAACTCCTTCGGTTTTGGCGGCACCAACGGCACCTTGGCTTTCCGCCGGTTCGCAGGCTGATGGACAGCTGGGTCGACGGTCAACCGGCTGACGCTCTGTCGCTGAAAGATCGCGGCCTGGCTTACGGCGATGGTCTGTTCGAGACCATCGCCGTGCGTAGCGGCCAGCCGATCCTGCTGGATCGACACCTGACGCGCCTGGCCGACGGCTGCTCGCGTCTGGCCATTGCGGCGGATATCGAACTGATCCGTCACGAGCTGCTGAGCTATGCGGCAGCGATGGGCGCGGGCGTGCTCAAACTCATCCTCACCCGTGGCGATGGTTTGCGCGGTTATGCGCCCGACCCGACGGCGCCGGGCCGCCGCATTCTGCAAGGCAATCCTCCTGCGGCTTATCCTGCTGTTCATGCTGAACAAGGCGTCCGCCTGTTCCCGTGCAGCACCCGCTTGGCCAAGCAGCCATTACTCGCCGGACTCAAACACCTCAATCGCCTTGAACAGGTTCTCGCCCGTGCCGAATGGCAGGACAGTGAACATGCCGAAGGCTTGATGCTCGATCAGGTCGGTCGAGTGATCGAAGGTGTATTCAGTAATCTGTTTTTGGTGCGTGACGGTGTGCTGATAACGCCGGACCTCAAGCGCTGTGGCGTCGCCGGTGTGATGCGCGCCGAAATATTGTTTCAGGCCGAGTCATTGGCCATCCCCACACAAATCGCCGACATCAGCCTCGATCAGCTGCAATGGGCTGATGAAGTGTTTGTCTGCAACAGCGTGTATGGCGTCTGGCCGGTACGCGCCTGTGCTGCACTGAGCTGGCCGGTTGGCCCGCTCACCCGTAAACTGCAAACCATTGCCCGCGCCCTACTGGATGCCTGATTTGTGAGACGTAAACTTTTGCTGCTGCTGGAAACCGGACTGGTTCTGGCAGGGCTGTTGATGGGCGCCAGCGCCTGGAAGATTCACTCTGCACTGGAACAGCCTCTGAACATCACGCAGGAAGAACTGCTGGATGTGCCGAAAGGCTCCACTCCGACCCGTACGTTCCTTTCCCTCGAAACCGATGGCGTCATCAAGGACGCGTTCTGGCTGCGGGTTTACTGGCGTTTCAATCTCGCCGGCACGCCGATTCACAGCGGTGAATACCGCATGCAGCCGGGCATGACCGTCAATGGTCTGATCGACTTGTGGAAGCGTGGCGAAGTGGTGCAGTACAGCCTGACGCTGGTGGAAGGCTGGAATTTCCACCAGGTACGCGCCGCGCTGGCCAAGGATGACAAGGTCGAGCAGACCCTGAACGGTTTGAGCGACAGCGACGTCATGGCCAAAATCGGCCATAAAGGTCTGTTCCCGGAAGGCCGTTTCTTCCCCGATACCTACCGCTTCGTGCGTGGCATGTCTGATGCCGAGTTGCTGAAGAAAGCCTTTGACCGCCTCGATGAAGTTCTGGCGAAAGAGTGGGAGAGTCGTTCTGCCGATGTGCCGTACACCGAACCTTATCAAGCGCTGATCATGGCGTCGCTGGTCGAGAAGGAAACCGGCGTGCCGCAGGAGCGTGGGCAAATTGCCGGTGTCTTCGTGCGTCGCATGGCTCTGGGCATGCAGCTGCAGACCGATCCGACCGTCA contains these protein-coding regions:
- the fabF gene encoding beta-ketoacyl-ACP synthase II, with the protein product MSRRRVVVTGMGMLSPLGTDVPSSWQGILAGRSGIGLIEHTDLSAYSTRFGGSVKGFNVEEYLSVKEARKLDLFIQYGLAAGFQAVRNAGLEVTDANRERIGVAMGSGIGGLTNIEETSRTLHETGPRRISPFFVPGSIINMISGFLSIHLGAQGPNYAIATACTTGTHCIGMAARNIMYDEADVMIAGGAEMAACGLGMGGFGASRALSTRNDEPTRASRPWDKGRDGFVLSDGAGALVLEELEHAKARGATIYAELIGFGTSGDAFHMTSPPADGAGAARCITNALRDAKINADQVQYINAHGTSTSAGDLAEANAIKSVFGEHAYKLAVSSTKSMTGHLLGAAGAVEAIFSVLAINSQVAPPTINLEEPDEGCDLDFVPHTARNMDIDVVLSNSFGFGGTNGTLAFRRFAG
- the pabC gene encoding aminodeoxychorismate lyase; translated protein: MDSWVDGQPADALSLKDRGLAYGDGLFETIAVRSGQPILLDRHLTRLADGCSRLAIAADIELIRHELLSYAAAMGAGVLKLILTRGDGLRGYAPDPTAPGRRILQGNPPAAYPAVHAEQGVRLFPCSTRLAKQPLLAGLKHLNRLEQVLARAEWQDSEHAEGLMLDQVGRVIEGVFSNLFLVRDGVLITPDLKRCGVAGVMRAEILFQAESLAIPTQIADISLDQLQWADEVFVCNSVYGVWPVRACAALSWPVGPLTRKLQTIARALLDA
- the mltG gene encoding endolytic transglycosylase MltG codes for the protein MRRKLLLLLETGLVLAGLLMGASAWKIHSALEQPLNITQEELLDVPKGSTPTRTFLSLETDGVIKDAFWLRVYWRFNLAGTPIHSGEYRMQPGMTVNGLIDLWKRGEVVQYSLTLVEGWNFHQVRAALAKDDKVEQTLNGLSDSDVMAKIGHKGLFPEGRFFPDTYRFVRGMSDAELLKKAFDRLDEVLAKEWESRSADVPYTEPYQALIMASLVEKETGVPQERGQIAGVFVRRMALGMQLQTDPTVIYGLGDRYTGKLTRAHLKEPTAYNTYVIPGLPPTPIAMVGREAIHAALNPVDGTSLYFVARGDGSHVFSDDLDAHNNAVREYQLKRRADYRSSPAPAVTPEAAPAAEDAIPAASPDTAPESMPQVAPQEPAPTPEAAAPQNTQ
- the acpP gene encoding acyl carrier protein, with the translated sequence MSTIEERVKKIVAEQLGVKEEEVVNTASFVEDLGADSLDTVELVMALEEEFETEIPDEEAEKITTVQAAIDYVTSHQA